One Halarcobacter ebronensis genomic window carries:
- the rpmI gene encoding 50S ribosomal protein L35: MPKMKSVSSALKRFKVKKNGSIKRGSAFRSHILTKKSQKRKRNLRNPQVIASSDLSRVKAMLNA, translated from the coding sequence ATGCCAAAGATGAAATCAGTTAGTAGTGCTTTAAAAAGATTTAAAGTGAAAAAAAATGGTTCTATCAAAAGAGGATCAGCTTTTAGAAGCCACATTCTAACTAAAAAAAGCCAAAAAAGAAAAAGAAATCTTAGAAATCCACAAGTTATTGCAAGCTCTGATTTATCAAGAGTTAAAGCAATGTTAAACGCGTAA
- the infC gene encoding translation initiation factor IF-3, translating to MNEEITVKEVRCLGDDGTNYGIISTSEAQATADELGLDLVLIAPDGKPPVAKIMDYGKYRYQQEKKKKEAKKNQKVIVIKEVKFSVKIAENDINYKVKHAIEFLEKGYHVKCRVFLKGREMSHPEAGVEVLEKVWPMLEEYGTRESEPKQEGRFVNMYIIPKS from the coding sequence ATGAATGAAGAAATCACTGTAAAAGAGGTAAGATGCTTAGGTGATGATGGAACAAATTATGGAATAATTTCAACAAGTGAAGCGCAAGCTACAGCTGATGAATTAGGATTGGACCTAGTTCTAATTGCACCTGATGGAAAGCCTCCTGTTGCAAAAATCATGGACTATGGCAAATATAGATACCAACAAGAGAAAAAGAAAAAAGAGGCTAAAAAGAACCAAAAAGTTATAGTAATTAAAGAGGTTAAATTCTCTGTAAAAATTGCTGAAAATGATATTAACTATAAAGTTAAACATGCTATTGAGTTTCTTGAAAAAGGGTATCATGTTAAATGTAGAGTATTCTTAAAAGGAAGAGAGATGTCTCATCCTGAAGCAGGAGTTGAAGTACTTGAAAAAGTATGGCCAATGCTTGAAGAGTATGGAACAAGAGAATCAGAACCTAAACAAGAGGGAAGATTCGTTAATATGTATATCATTCCTAAATCTTAG
- the thrS gene encoding threonine--tRNA ligase: MEPIGVLSEGQIYDLQTAEALSISGKEIKADNSAESLEILRHSCAHLMAQAIKELYPEAKFFVGPVVKEGFYYDFKVDSKISEEDLPKIEKRMKDLANKKLPIERYEATREEILTKFAHDELKQAVLKNITDNTLTLYKQGDFEDLCRGPHVPNTRMIRAFKLTRVAGAYLGGDEKNEMITRIYGIAFFDKQELNDYITMLEEAKKRDHRKLGTELELFAFNDDIGAGLPLWLPSGSRLRGKLEKLLYKAHRVRGYEPVRGPEILKAEMWKISGHYQNYKENMYFTVIDEQEYGIKPMNCVGHIQIFKNSLVSYKDLPKKLFEYGVVHRHEMSGAMHGLFRVREFTQDDSHIFCTQDQIKEVIFEVLEFVDSLLTLFDFKYEIEVSTKPEKAIGDDIFWEKTTKGIMDALDEKGINYGIDEGGGAFYGPKIDIKILDAIGRKWQCGTVQVDMNLPSRFEAEYINDKGEKEQPVMIHRAILGSFERFIGILTEHCAGEFPFIIAPTQVIFVPIAEPHVEYAKQLQKELIEEEIDSEVYSMNESLNKRIRMAEKKRVPMIVVIGDDEVQHQTIALRDRRKREQSNLTKEEFLTMINQLKIGSKI; the protein is encoded by the coding sequence TTGGAACCAATTGGTGTATTAAGTGAGGGTCAAATTTATGATCTTCAAACGGCTGAAGCTTTAAGCATCTCTGGAAAAGAGATTAAAGCTGATAATTCTGCTGAGTCTCTAGAAATTCTAAGACACTCATGTGCTCACTTGATGGCACAAGCTATCAAAGAGTTGTATCCTGAAGCAAAATTTTTCGTAGGTCCTGTTGTAAAAGAGGGATTCTATTATGATTTCAAAGTTGATTCAAAAATCTCTGAAGAAGATTTACCAAAAATTGAAAAGAGAATGAAAGACCTTGCAAATAAAAAACTACCTATAGAAAGATACGAAGCTACAAGAGAAGAGATACTGACGAAATTTGCCCATGACGAATTAAAACAAGCTGTTTTAAAAAATATTACCGATAATACATTAACCCTTTATAAGCAAGGTGATTTTGAAGACTTATGTAGAGGTCCTCATGTACCAAATACAAGAATGATTAGAGCATTTAAACTAACAAGAGTAGCAGGAGCTTATCTTGGTGGTGATGAAAAAAATGAGATGATTACAAGAATCTATGGTATTGCTTTTTTTGACAAACAAGAGTTAAATGATTATATTACAATGTTAGAAGAAGCAAAAAAAAGAGACCATAGAAAACTTGGTACAGAATTAGAACTATTTGCATTTAATGATGACATTGGTGCAGGTCTTCCTTTATGGCTACCTAGCGGTTCTAGACTTAGAGGAAAACTAGAAAAACTTCTATATAAAGCTCATAGAGTAAGAGGTTATGAACCAGTACGTGGTCCAGAAATATTAAAAGCAGAGATGTGGAAAATTTCAGGTCACTATCAAAATTATAAAGAGAATATGTATTTTACTGTAATTGATGAACAAGAGTATGGGATAAAACCTATGAACTGTGTTGGTCATATTCAAATATTTAAAAACAGCTTAGTATCATATAAAGATTTACCAAAAAAACTTTTTGAGTATGGAGTTGTACATAGACATGAAATGAGTGGTGCTATGCACGGTCTATTTAGAGTAAGAGAATTTACTCAAGATGATTCACATATTTTTTGTACACAAGACCAAATCAAAGAGGTTATTTTTGAAGTACTAGAGTTTGTTGATTCATTATTAACATTATTTGATTTTAAATATGAAATTGAAGTTTCAACAAAACCAGAAAAAGCAATTGGTGATGATATTTTCTGGGAAAAGACTACAAAAGGTATAATGGATGCATTAGATGAAAAAGGTATCAATTATGGTATTGATGAAGGTGGTGGAGCTTTCTATGGACCAAAAATTGATATTAAGATTCTTGATGCTATTGGTAGAAAATGGCAATGTGGTACAGTTCAAGTGGATATGAATCTACCTAGTAGATTTGAAGCAGAATATATAAATGACAAAGGTGAAAAAGAACAACCTGTGATGATTCATAGAGCAATTCTTGGTTCTTTTGAGAGATTTATTGGTATTTTAACAGAACACTGTGCAGGAGAGTTTCCATTTATTATTGCTCCAACACAAGTTATTTTTGTGCCAATTGCTGAACCTCATGTTGAATATGCAAAACAACTTCAAAAAGAACTTATTGAAGAAGAGATTGATTCAGAAGTTTATAGTATGAATGAGAGCCTAAACAAAAGAATTAGAATGGCTGAGAAAAAAAGAGTACCTATGATTGTAGTTATTGGAGATGATGAAGTTCAACATCAAACAATTGCATTAAGAGACAGAAGAAAAAGAGAACAATCTAATTTAACAAAAGAAGAGTTCTTAACTATGATAAATCAACTAAAAATAGGGAGTAAAATTTGA
- a CDS encoding DUF3373 family protein has product MKKTIIALSAIATIGTSSFAANVSTADMMKQIEALKAQIEALENKLGATETTTKANKESLEKMMNSDSITVNDARFKKLEKKVDNIGKTATDAKIQSGGDNLKWDVDFRTQVDNIQYKHVSGKKSKNNALMTNRLWLGMAYQADTNSIFYGTLSYNKAFGDTANHSQSNTNPGYADFDWVTNENATDNSVKVKEAYWLYTNDSFLGNKDVSWTASVGRRPSTDGLGINLRADQKRKSPLSHTVNVEFDGASARFNLDKVTGIEGMWFKLCAGRGLTNAKQRFTMDGTDYSDDDTLNDNVDMLGFIFVPWDNGQYSVHTNYARAWNLIGYTGSQLQTYQSNMAAATSYSDMMNARAGLSFNDVGDMDLATIMFKAEGIGDGISDFLDDTTFFASYAMSVTHPTALGMLGTTDSKVGQSFWIGLNMPCPLDPDKARIGIEWNHGTKYWRSMTYGEDTYAGSKIAARGDAWEIYRNQKLTDALEFGLSYLYIDYDYTGSNSFFGAEGTPYDIDSAQAAASDAVKSAQDIKAYIRYRF; this is encoded by the coding sequence ATGAAAAAAACAATTATTGCACTAAGTGCGATAGCTACCATTGGCACCTCATCTTTTGCTGCAAATGTAAGTACAGCAGATATGATGAAACAAATCGAAGCTTTGAAAGCTCAGATTGAAGCGCTAGAAAATAAGTTAGGGGCAACTGAAACTACAACAAAAGCAAATAAAGAATCATTAGAAAAAATGATGAATAGTGATTCTATAACTGTTAATGATGCAAGATTCAAGAAACTTGAAAAAAAGGTTGACAACATAGGGAAAACTGCAACCGATGCAAAAATACAAAGTGGTGGAGACAATTTAAAATGGGATGTTGATTTTAGAACACAAGTTGATAATATTCAATATAAACATGTCTCTGGAAAAAAATCTAAAAACAATGCACTTATGACAAATAGATTATGGCTTGGAATGGCATATCAAGCTGATACAAACTCTATTTTCTATGGTACATTATCATATAACAAAGCATTTGGTGATACTGCAAACCATAGTCAATCTAATACAAATCCTGGATATGCAGATTTTGACTGGGTTACAAATGAAAATGCTACTGATAATAGTGTAAAAGTAAAAGAGGCTTACTGGTTATATACAAATGACTCATTTTTGGGAAATAAAGATGTTTCTTGGACAGCTTCTGTTGGTAGAAGACCTTCAACTGATGGTTTAGGAATTAACTTAAGAGCAGATCAAAAAAGAAAATCTCCACTTTCACATACAGTTAATGTAGAATTTGATGGGGCAAGTGCAAGATTTAATCTTGATAAAGTTACAGGAATTGAAGGTATGTGGTTTAAACTTTGTGCAGGTAGAGGTTTAACTAATGCTAAACAAAGATTTACAATGGATGGAACAGATTACTCTGATGATGATACATTAAATGATAATGTTGATATGTTAGGATTCATTTTTGTCCCTTGGGATAATGGACAATACTCTGTTCATACAAACTATGCAAGAGCTTGGAACTTAATAGGTTATACAGGATCTCAATTACAAACATACCAAAGTAATATGGCAGCTGCAACAAGTTATTCAGATATGATGAATGCAAGAGCTGGATTATCATTTAATGATGTTGGAGATATGGATTTAGCAACAATTATGTTTAAAGCTGAAGGTATAGGTGATGGAATCTCTGATTTCTTAGATGATACAACATTCTTTGCATCTTATGCTATGAGTGTTACTCACCCAACTGCACTTGGTATGTTAGGGACTACTGATTCTAAAGTTGGACAATCATTCTGGATTGGATTAAATATGCCTTGTCCATTGGATCCTGATAAAGCTAGAATTGGTATAGAGTGGAATCATGGTACAAAATACTGGAGATCTATGACTTATGGTGAAGATACTTATGCAGGAAGTAAAATTGCTGCAAGAGGGGATGCATGGGAAATCTATAGAAATCAAAAACTTACTGATGCTCTTGAGTTTGGGCTAAGTTATCTATATATAGATTATGACTATACAGGAAGTAACTCATTCTTTGGTGCAGAAGGTACTCCTTATGACATAGATAGTGCTCAAGCTGCTGCTTCAGATGCAGTAAAAAGTGCACAAGATATAAAAGCATATATTAGATATAGATTCTAA
- a CDS encoding cytochrome C, translated as MSKLLKIALASALVLGVASTTASADAVKGQKLFIKKFKDACGFNGAKFAAKHSQAEWEAINSNGKFKEELMKICPKVQEGDIKDAWLPHIYDFSHEYANDSGNVPSC; from the coding sequence ATGTCTAAATTATTGAAAATTGCACTTGCTAGCGCACTAGTTCTTGGTGTTGCTTCAACTACTGCTTCTGCAGATGCTGTAAAGGGTCAAAAGCTTTTTATAAAAAAGTTTAAAGATGCTTGCGGTTTTAATGGAGCTAAATTTGCTGCAAAACACTCTCAAGCTGAGTGGGAAGCAATTAATTCAAATGGAAAATTTAAAGAAGAGTTAATGAAAATTTGTCCAAAAGTTCAAGAGGGTGATATTAAAGATGCTTGGTTACCTCATATTTATGATTTCTCTCATGAATATGCAAATGATTCAGGTAATGTACCATCTTGTTAA
- a CDS encoding NFACT RNA binding domain-containing protein: MKYYLLKEIVAYINDNAQKIKFIKRIENNTIIIEFNNKNSLYFDMTKGKSLIYKKRDEAKVKKDFNAPFDVLLQKRFINANIENVELYNDDKIINIKVSSSSSYKKLITILQLEFTGKHTNIIILDENRVILEALRHIDEFSSSRVVKVGVKLDEIPKIDINFKIEDIDDIEKILYETYDELEKKNLENYINQKISSVNKKLKKLENILKALPKKEALEKESKELYEDANLILNNLHNIKPYQKSLKTYNYLGEEVEIALSEQTAASKYSNELFKKAKKLKHKAINIDIEKGNIEEKIDFLKRMIVSLQKANSIDEIEFLYPKKEKNQTKTKKSQNYESFFFDGYKIMLGTSERENIYLLQNSKASDFWFHLKDRPSSHVIVQNSKKTIPQAVIEKAATICAQFSTDFSGTYEVDYTQRRNVKIQNGANVLYNPYTTIVVKI, from the coding sequence GTGAAATATTATCTATTAAAAGAGATTGTGGCTTATATTAACGACAATGCCCAAAAAATAAAGTTTATAAAGAGAATTGAAAACAATACAATTATAATTGAATTTAATAATAAGAACTCTTTGTATTTTGATATGACGAAGGGAAAGAGTCTTATTTATAAAAAGAGAGATGAGGCAAAAGTAAAAAAAGATTTTAATGCTCCTTTTGATGTTCTTTTACAAAAAAGATTTATCAATGCGAATATTGAAAATGTTGAACTATATAATGATGACAAGATAATTAATATAAAAGTTAGTTCTTCCTCTTCATATAAAAAGTTAATTACTATACTTCAATTAGAGTTTACAGGAAAACATACAAATATAATTATTTTAGATGAAAATAGAGTTATATTAGAGGCTTTACGACATATTGATGAGTTCTCTTCAAGTAGAGTGGTAAAGGTTGGAGTGAAACTAGATGAAATTCCAAAGATAGATATTAATTTCAAAATTGAAGATATAGATGACATTGAAAAGATCCTTTATGAAACCTATGATGAGTTGGAGAAAAAGAATTTAGAGAACTATATAAATCAGAAAATCTCTAGTGTTAATAAAAAATTAAAAAAATTGGAGAACATATTAAAAGCTTTACCTAAAAAAGAGGCTTTAGAAAAAGAGTCAAAAGAGCTTTACGAAGATGCAAATTTAATTTTAAATAATTTGCATAATATAAAACCATATCAAAAGTCTTTAAAAACATACAATTATTTAGGGGAAGAGGTTGAAATTGCACTAAGTGAGCAAACTGCTGCATCTAAATACTCAAACGAACTTTTTAAAAAGGCTAAAAAGCTTAAACATAAAGCAATAAATATTGATATTGAAAAGGGAAATATTGAGGAGAAAATAGATTTTTTAAAAAGAATGATTGTTTCTTTACAAAAAGCTAATAGTATTGATGAAATAGAGTTTTTATACCCTAAAAAAGAGAAAAATCAGACAAAAACCAAAAAGAGCCAAAATTATGAGAGTTTCTTTTTTGATGGTTATAAAATTATGTTAGGAACAAGCGAAAGAGAAAATATCTATTTGTTACAAAATAGCAAAGCAAGTGATTTTTGGTTTCATTTAAAAGATAGACCCTCTTCCCATGTAATTGTGCAAAATAGCAAAAAAACAATACCCCAAGCTGTAATAGAGAAAGCAGCAACAATTTGTGCACAATTTTCTACAGATTTCTCTGGAACCTATGAGGTTGATTATACCCAAAGAAGAAATGTGAAAATACAAAATGGTGCAAATGTACTATATAATCCATATACAACAATAGTTGTTAAGATATAG
- a CDS encoding phosphatidate cytidylyltransferase, translating into MKDIIKSSSTRIKTALALFVAALIIGYIDSFFVMWLLFGGLLVIAINESQKLYDIKMDSIYYYVGAMWFVAYFYPSPEDLIFVVAIVLASVLAYTKNLDKKIFLILFYPTVSFLFLLTLYMEYGVMSLLWLLMIVAGADVGAYYVGKSIGKTKFCETSPNKTIEGVAGGLVVATIFGLIFAIDNVSVFGAIVISVAVALASVFGDLFESYLKREAGVKDSGDILPGHGGILDRMDGYLFGSVIMLVILRAVM; encoded by the coding sequence ATGAAAGATATTATAAAATCGAGTTCAACAAGAATTAAAACAGCTTTAGCCCTTTTTGTGGCTGCATTGATAATAGGCTATATAGATTCATTTTTTGTAATGTGGTTACTCTTTGGTGGTTTGCTTGTTATTGCAATAAATGAGTCACAAAAACTATATGATATTAAAATGGATTCTATCTACTACTATGTTGGTGCAATGTGGTTTGTTGCATATTTTTATCCAAGCCCTGAAGATTTGATTTTTGTAGTTGCAATAGTTTTAGCTTCAGTTCTAGCATATACTAAAAATTTAGACAAAAAAATATTTTTGATACTGTTTTATCCTACTGTATCTTTCCTTTTCCTTTTAACTTTATACATGGAGTATGGAGTTATGTCTCTTCTTTGGCTACTTATGATAGTTGCAGGAGCAGATGTGGGAGCATATTATGTTGGAAAATCTATTGGTAAAACAAAGTTCTGTGAAACAAGCCCAAATAAGACAATTGAAGGTGTTGCTGGTGGTTTAGTTGTTGCAACAATTTTTGGGTTAATCTTTGCTATTGATAATGTTTCAGTTTTTGGAGCAATAGTAATCTCTGTGGCAGTTGCCTTAGCTTCAGTTTTTGGAGATCTATTTGAAAGCTATTTAAAAAGAGAGGCTGGAGTTAAAGATAGTGGAGATATTCTTCCAGGACATGGAGGAATATTAGATAGAATGGATGGATATCTATTTGGCTCAGTAATAATGTTAGTAATTTTAAGAGCAGTGATGTGA
- the dxr gene encoding 1-deoxy-D-xylulose-5-phosphate reductoisomerase: MIVLGSTGSIGVNTLNIARKFNLNIEVLVAGNNIELLNKQIEEFKPKRVVVANKENVHKVNHFNVGFAESDILKAIEESESKTVVNALVGFLGLRPTLKAIECGKKIALANKESLVAAGKFIDQSQLSPIDSEHFGLWYLRQEKKISSMTITASGGSFRDYPLEKLANVSIKEALNHPNWSMGNKITIDSATMTNKLFELVEAAWLFDTRKVDAIIETKSLIHALINFEDGSTTAHIANASMQLPIAYAILGKCDEKILKPIDLLEVGSLEFRKIDSKRYPIWQIKEELLKNLDLGVILNAANEVAVNKFLNGKIGFLDIPKISLEAIEKFSSLKAKTIEDIFEIDKEVRAFCGY; this comes from the coding sequence GTGATTGTATTAGGAAGCACAGGTTCAATTGGAGTTAATACTCTAAATATTGCTAGAAAATTTAATCTAAATATTGAAGTATTAGTTGCAGGCAATAATATAGAACTTTTAAATAAGCAAATTGAAGAGTTTAAACCTAAAAGAGTCGTAGTAGCAAACAAAGAGAATGTTCATAAAGTAAACCACTTTAATGTAGGTTTTGCAGAGAGTGATATCTTAAAAGCAATTGAAGAGAGTGAATCTAAAACAGTTGTTAATGCATTAGTTGGTTTTTTAGGTTTAAGACCAACTTTAAAAGCAATAGAGTGCGGTAAAAAAATAGCTTTGGCAAATAAAGAGTCTTTGGTAGCTGCAGGAAAGTTTATAGACCAAAGTCAATTAAGTCCAATTGATTCAGAGCATTTTGGACTTTGGTATTTAAGACAAGAGAAAAAAATCTCATCAATGACAATTACAGCTAGTGGAGGATCTTTTAGAGATTATCCCCTTGAAAAATTAGCAAATGTTTCAATTAAAGAGGCATTAAATCATCCAAACTGGTCAATGGGAAATAAAATTACAATTGATAGTGCAACAATGACCAATAAACTATTTGAATTAGTTGAAGCAGCTTGGCTTTTTGACACTAGAAAAGTTGATGCAATAATAGAGACAAAATCACTAATTCATGCTCTTATAAATTTTGAAGATGGAAGTACAACCGCTCATATTGCAAATGCATCAATGCAACTTCCTATTGCTTATGCAATACTTGGAAAGTGTGATGAAAAGATTTTAAAACCAATTGATTTACTTGAAGTTGGCTCTTTAGAGTTTAGAAAAATTGACTCAAAAAGATATCCAATTTGGCAAATAAAAGAGGAACTCCTAAAAAATTTAGATTTAGGAGTAATTTTAAATGCTGCAAATGAGGTTGCAGTTAATAAGTTTTTAAATGGAAAAATAGGTTTCCTTGATATACCTAAGATATCTTTAGAAGCAATAGAGAAATTTAGTAGTTTAAAAGCAAAAACCATTGAGGATATTTTTGAGATTGATAAAGAAGTGAGGGCTTTTTGTGGCTATTGA
- a CDS encoding DUF1566 domain-containing protein codes for MRYLLLFFLLFAFSFSLDLKRDRTLKVVIDSVNKLMWMDDPSVLKVNKSHEDAIDYCDDLNFAGYENWRLPKIEEYELIVDKSNPQSYINRAFRYNKKDGYWARKAHWRTFWFYADYMYFVSGTPYYDSRHKLKYVRCVRDTK; via the coding sequence ATGAGATATTTACTTCTATTTTTTCTCCTCTTTGCTTTCTCTTTCTCTTTGGATTTAAAAAGAGATAGAACATTAAAAGTTGTAATTGATTCAGTAAACAAATTAATGTGGATGGATGATCCTTCTGTATTAAAAGTTAATAAATCCCATGAAGATGCTATTGATTATTGTGATGATTTGAATTTTGCAGGTTATGAAAATTGGAGGCTTCCAAAAATTGAAGAGTATGAGCTGATTGTAGATAAGAGCAATCCTCAAAGTTATATAAATAGAGCCTTTAGATATAATAAAAAAGATGGATATTGGGCAAGAAAAGCCCATTGGAGAACATTTTGGTTTTATGCAGATTATATGTACTTTGTAAGTGGTACACCATATTATGACAGTAGACATAAACTAAAATATGTAAGATGTGTAAGAGATACAAAATAA
- a CDS encoding RBBP9/YdeN family alpha/beta hydrolase, with protein sequence MEKRVLILHGLGGSDYPHWQAHLAIDLIKQNTPVSFPSLPNRDNPSLQKWKESVKKEIENFKPTVVVCHSLANILWFHLCEELDINLDKLMLVAPVRITCDIKEIKEFFPYPIPQDLKSKEVIMAASTNDPYMNVEEAIRLQSKLKVGMKLLEEAGHINAASGYGKLDCALDWINKEEECEEENH encoded by the coding sequence ATGGAAAAAAGAGTTTTGATACTGCATGGATTAGGTGGGAGTGATTATCCCCATTGGCAAGCTCATTTGGCAATTGATTTAATCAAACAAAATACACCAGTATCTTTCCCTTCTCTCCCAAATAGAGATAATCCAAGTTTACAAAAGTGGAAAGAGTCTGTAAAAAAAGAGATTGAAAATTTTAAACCAACTGTGGTAGTTTGTCACTCTTTGGCAAATATTTTATGGTTTCATCTTTGTGAAGAGTTAGATATTAACTTAGATAAACTAATGTTAGTAGCTCCTGTTAGAATAACTTGTGATATAAAAGAGATAAAAGAGTTTTTCCCTTATCCTATCCCTCAAGATTTAAAATCAAAAGAGGTGATTATGGCAGCTTCAACAAATGATCCTTATATGAATGTGGAAGAGGCAATTAGACTACAAAGTAAATTAAAAGTAGGAATGAAACTTTTAGAAGAGGCAGGACATATAAATGCAGCTTCAGGATATGGAAAACTTGATTGTGCATTAGATTGGATTAACAAAGAAGAAGAGTGTGAAGAGGAAAATCATTGA
- the tsaD gene encoding tRNA (adenosine(37)-N6)-threonylcarbamoyltransferase complex transferase subunit TsaD, translating into MILSIESSCDDSSIAITEIETKKLIYHKKISQELQHSMYGGVVPELAARLHAEALPKILEECKDYFPKLKAIAVTNAPGLSVTLMEGVTMAKALSLALDLPLIAVNHLKGHIYSLFIEKEEIFPCTILLVSGGHTQIIEAKNHENMRLLATTLDDSFGESFDKVAKMMGLGYPGGPIVQEKGLKGDENRFDFPVPLRQSPNIEFSYSGLKNAVRMQIEKLGENGLTEQDICDIAASFEKSAVAHIMQKIKKLFKTKNAKNFAIVGGASANIRLRTAIEEFCKQKGMKLYLSELKYCSDNAAMIGRVAVEQYKRADFTTIDDIDVKTRIKEF; encoded by the coding sequence TTGATTTTAAGTATTGAATCAAGTTGTGATGATAGTTCAATAGCAATTACTGAAATAGAAACAAAAAAACTAATTTATCATAAAAAAATCTCTCAAGAGTTGCAACACTCAATGTATGGAGGTGTTGTTCCAGAACTTGCTGCAAGATTACATGCAGAAGCATTACCAAAAATACTTGAAGAGTGTAAAGATTATTTTCCAAAATTAAAAGCTATAGCAGTTACAAATGCTCCTGGACTTTCTGTTACTTTAATGGAAGGGGTAACTATGGCAAAAGCTTTAAGTCTTGCCTTAGATCTGCCTCTTATTGCTGTAAATCATTTAAAAGGACACATCTATTCTCTCTTTATAGAAAAAGAGGAGATTTTCCCTTGTACAATTCTTTTAGTTTCAGGTGGACATACACAAATTATTGAAGCAAAAAATCATGAGAATATGAGACTTTTGGCAACAACATTAGATGATAGTTTTGGAGAGAGTTTTGACAAAGTTGCTAAAATGATGGGCTTAGGTTATCCAGGTGGTCCTATTGTTCAAGAAAAGGGATTAAAAGGGGATGAAAACAGATTTGATTTTCCAGTTCCTTTAAGACAGAGTCCAAATATTGAGTTTAGTTACTCTGGACTTAAAAATGCAGTTAGAATGCAAATTGAAAAGTTAGGAGAAAATGGGTTAACTGAACAAGATATTTGTGATATTGCAGCCTCTTTTGAAAAGAGTGCAGTAGCACATATAATGCAAAAAATAAAAAAACTTTTTAAAACAAAAAATGCTAAAAATTTTGCGATAGTTGGTGGAGCTAGTGCAAATATAAGATTAAGAACAGCAATAGAAGAGTTTTGCAAACAAAAAGGAATGAAACTATATTTAAGTGAATTGAAATATTGTTCAGATAATGCTGCAATGATTGGAAGAGTTGCAGTGGAACAGTATAAAAGAGCTGATTTTACAACTATTGATGATATAGATGTTAAAACAAGAATCAAAGAGTTTTAA
- a CDS encoding translation initiation factor SUI1 has product MIFEMGAKLEGDSFDTSKNDKKQKKIEGELKPKNEHQLVFTFEKRNGKPVTLVGRFYIEEKEKKEVLKLLKKKLACGGAIKDEWLELQGDLKDKVKEVLQKENWKFRK; this is encoded by the coding sequence ATGATATTTGAGATGGGAGCAAAATTAGAAGGTGATAGTTTTGACACCTCTAAAAATGATAAAAAACAAAAAAAGATAGAGGGTGAACTAAAACCAAAAAATGAACACCAATTAGTCTTTACTTTTGAAAAAAGAAATGGTAAACCAGTTACCTTAGTTGGAAGATTTTATATAGAAGAGAAAGAAAAAAAAGAGGTTCTAAAACTTCTTAAGAAAAAACTTGCTTGCGGTGGAGCCATTAAAGACGAGTGGCTTGAACTACAAGGGGATCTAAAAGATAAAGTAAAAGAAGTGTTGCAAAAAGAGAATTGGAAATTTAGAAAATAA